The following are encoded together in the Candidatus Poribacteria bacterium genome:
- a CDS encoding nucleotidyltransferase family protein, with protein MAAVDLFAMTLRAAVRRTALGDRSELVPLTRRLESEMEAFWQAFWRRNRSPLLVASALLSAEQDGDLPLSLELRDRLEAVLAAGGRRYAILKRELDSIQDAAEVPIVPLKGMWLTERVYPTHMSNATRLFGDIDIGVDPAHFGTLRESLVRLGYQVSPNSKPFEYAVHRRSAEPTWTGLPMLESDDPVPPELLEWGNRTLFVEVHTGSVDKMRFVKTPFVIRHEDDAASHFVHICLHVACHMFRHTVGFVDAALLLHSALLDWSEVRAKASDPRAMRAVSLVLGMVAKAFGEDIVPMHCAAERVSTAFRLGSRLAGADVAVRPMEVLWRGSRAASSMAVTTTSRRFVAGHTARAVLNAWSPPATRPRRAWRWLRKRWRLRSAA; from the coding sequence GTGGCAGCAGTCGACCTGTTCGCAATGACGCTGAGAGCAGCCGTCCGGCGTACCGCGCTGGGAGATCGCTCCGAGCTGGTTCCGCTCACGCGTCGGCTCGAATCCGAGATGGAAGCCTTCTGGCAAGCGTTCTGGCGGCGGAACCGGTCGCCGCTGCTAGTGGCGTCTGCCCTCCTGTCGGCGGAGCAAGACGGTGATCTGCCGCTTTCGCTGGAGCTTCGAGACCGACTGGAAGCCGTCCTCGCCGCTGGCGGCAGGCGGTACGCCATCCTGAAGCGGGAACTGGACTCCATTCAGGACGCTGCCGAGGTTCCCATCGTCCCACTCAAAGGCATGTGGCTCACCGAACGCGTCTATCCGACGCACATGAGCAACGCGACGCGGCTGTTCGGTGACATCGACATCGGGGTCGATCCGGCGCACTTCGGCACGCTGCGCGAGTCGTTGGTACGTCTGGGCTATCAGGTCTCCCCCAATTCGAAGCCCTTCGAATACGCGGTGCATCGTCGTTCGGCCGAGCCGACGTGGACAGGTCTGCCGATGCTCGAATCGGACGACCCCGTTCCGCCGGAGCTGCTGGAGTGGGGGAACCGGACGCTCTTCGTGGAAGTCCATACCGGCAGCGTTGACAAGATGCGCTTTGTGAAGACGCCTTTCGTGATCCGCCACGAGGACGACGCAGCGAGCCACTTCGTGCACATCTGCCTCCATGTGGCGTGCCACATGTTCCGCCACACGGTCGGGTTCGTCGACGCGGCGCTGCTGCTCCACTCGGCGCTTCTCGATTGGAGCGAGGTCCGGGCGAAGGCGTCCGACCCGCGCGCGATGCGCGCCGTGAGCCTGGTGCTCGGGATGGTCGCCAAGGCGTTCGGTGAGGACATTGTGCCGATGCATTGCGCGGCTGAGCGGGTGTCTACGGCATTTCGCTTGGGCAGTCGTCTCGCCGGAGCCGACGTCGCCGTCCGTCCGATGGAAGTGCTGTGGCGCGGGTCTCGAGCTGCGTCGAGCATGGCTGTGACCACAACTTCACGACGCTTCGTGGCGGGGCACACGGCTCGCGCGGTGCTCAACGCGTGGAGCCCGCCGGCGACGAGGCCGCGACGCGCTTGGCGCTGGCTCCGGAAGCGTTGGCGTCTGAGGAGTGCGGCATGA
- a CDS encoding ethanolamine utilization protein EutN codes for MMLARVIGKAVSVVKHTAYDRRRLLVVQPVTPALTARGKAIIAVDYVGAGEGDLVVVGAGPGVAAEVFGVKRAPIRELVMAIVDHVDIGST; via the coding sequence ATGATGCTCGCCCGCGTGATCGGCAAGGCGGTTTCCGTCGTCAAGCACACGGCGTACGACCGCCGCCGCTTGCTCGTCGTCCAGCCCGTGACGCCGGCGCTCACGGCGCGCGGCAAGGCGATCATCGCGGTCGATTATGTGGGAGCGGGTGAAGGCGACCTGGTCGTCGTCGGGGCAGGACCCGGCGTCGCCGCTGAGGTGTTCGGCGTGAAGCGGGCTCCCATCCGCGAGCTCGTCATGGCGATCGTCGATCACGTGGACATCGGTTCCACCTAG
- a CDS encoding nucleotidyltransferase family protein, whose protein sequence is MDAAIDLPMAEIEAFCRRHRIRRLALFGSVIRDDFTPDSDVDVLVEFEPGARVGLAFFSMQRELSEILGRNVDLNTPGFLSKYFRDEVLREAQVVFSMQQELSDILHRDAARCDPC, encoded by the coding sequence ATGGATGCGGCGATCGACCTGCCGATGGCGGAGATCGAGGCGTTCTGCCGCCGTCACCGGATTCGCCGACTGGCGTTGTTCGGGTCGGTCATCCGAGACGACTTCACGCCGGACAGCGACGTCGACGTGCTCGTGGAGTTCGAGCCGGGCGCGCGCGTCGGTCTCGCGTTCTTCTCGATGCAGCGGGAGCTTTCGGAGATCCTGGGCAGGAACGTCGACCTGAACACGCCGGGATTCCTGAGCAAGTACTTCCGCGATGAGGTGCTGCGGGAGGCGCAGGTCGTCTTCTCCATGCAGCAGGAACTGTCGGACATACTGCATCGAGATGCGGCGCGCTGCGATCCATGTTAG
- a CDS encoding 4-hydroxy-tetrahydrodipicolinate synthase — translation MFRGSIVAIVTPFREDESLDIPQLKKLVEFHIEHGTHGIVPCGTTGESPTLSHEEHETVVEETIRAVDGRVPVIAGSGSNSTAEALRLTRHAKAAGADGALVITPYYNRPTQDGLIRHFTKIADAVEIPMIIYNVPGRTGTDILPETLAKLSAHPNIVGVKEATGSLKRTSEVVAACGEDFTVLSGDDIVTLPMMSVGAKGTITVVANIAPGQVAEMCDAFDAGDLARARQLHYDVMPLSIDLFIETNPIPVKTAMQMMGLLNGVMRLPLCPMGAANAEKLRASLKACGLLS, via the coding sequence ATGTTCCGTGGTTCCATCGTCGCCATCGTGACGCCGTTCCGCGAAGACGAGAGCCTCGACATTCCGCAGCTCAAGAAGCTCGTCGAGTTCCATATCGAGCACGGAACCCACGGCATCGTGCCGTGCGGCACGACGGGCGAATCCCCCACGCTCTCTCATGAGGAGCACGAGACGGTCGTCGAGGAGACGATCCGCGCCGTCGACGGGCGCGTGCCGGTCATCGCGGGAAGCGGCTCCAACTCGACGGCGGAAGCCCTCCGCCTGACGCGCCATGCCAAAGCCGCCGGAGCCGACGGCGCGCTCGTCATCACGCCCTACTACAACCGTCCGACGCAAGACGGCTTGATCCGCCACTTCACGAAGATCGCCGACGCCGTCGAAATCCCGATGATCATCTACAACGTGCCGGGGCGAACGGGCACGGACATCCTGCCGGAGACGCTCGCCAAGCTGTCGGCGCATCCGAACATCGTCGGCGTCAAGGAAGCCACCGGGAGCCTCAAGCGGACGAGCGAGGTGGTCGCCGCGTGCGGGGAGGACTTCACCGTCCTGTCGGGCGACGACATCGTGACGCTGCCCATGATGAGCGTCGGGGCGAAGGGGACGATCACGGTCGTCGCCAACATCGCGCCGGGGCAGGTCGCCGAGATGTGCGACGCCTTCGACGCGGGCGATCTGGCGCGGGCGCGGCAGCTCCACTACGACGTGATGCCGCTCTCCATCGACCTGTTCATCGAGACGAACCCCATCCCGGTCAAGACGGCGATGCAGATGATGGGACTCCTCAACGGCGTGATGCGCCTGCCGCTCTGCCCGATGGGAGCCGCCAACGCGGAGAAGCTGCGGGCGTCCCTCAAGGCGTGCGGGCTGCTCTCCTGA
- a CDS encoding LamG domain-containing protein has protein sequence MFDDARLHSCTPTTGRGKLMKRIGYLVLAICASISMHAWGLDKPVIYYSFENLKGDTVADLSGNGNEGRQEGGPKVVDSPLGKGLHFEGTRVTFPVSKSFHGNLFQDTFTLVVWMKPTLKANTWQQVFRSIRADRTNDTLFVNNDGRLSWRGHVKAVWAGGMCETDPGVTSADKWAHVAVTGDKKNFRIYVNGALSKESAFQTTDGENVTFFLGGQAGGESYTGSEDEFAVFTSVLKDAEIKSLMDKGVGQALAVQAQSKLTATWAGMRVAR, from the coding sequence ATGTTTGACGACGCGCGGCTCCATTCATGCACACCCACCACCGGCAGGGGAAAACTCATGAAGCGTATCGGCTATCTCGTTCTCGCCATCTGCGCGTCGATCTCCATGCACGCATGGGGACTGGACAAACCCGTCATCTACTACTCGTTCGAAAACCTGAAGGGCGATACGGTCGCCGACCTGTCGGGCAACGGAAACGAAGGTAGGCAGGAGGGCGGGCCCAAGGTCGTGGACAGTCCGCTCGGCAAGGGGCTCCACTTCGAGGGAACGCGCGTGACATTCCCGGTCTCCAAGTCGTTCCACGGGAACCTGTTCCAGGACACCTTCACCCTCGTCGTGTGGATGAAGCCGACGCTCAAAGCGAACACGTGGCAGCAGGTCTTTCGGTCGATCCGCGCGGATCGGACGAACGACACGCTCTTCGTGAACAACGATGGGCGGCTCTCCTGGCGGGGTCACGTGAAGGCGGTCTGGGCGGGCGGCATGTGCGAGACGGATCCGGGCGTCACATCGGCGGACAAGTGGGCGCACGTCGCCGTAACGGGCGACAAGAAGAACTTCCGCATCTATGTCAACGGGGCTCTCTCGAAGGAGTCGGCGTTCCAGACGACGGACGGCGAGAACGTCACGTTTTTCCTCGGCGGCCAGGCGGGCGGGGAGTCTTACACGGGCTCGGAGGACGAGTTCGCCGTGTTCACGTCCGTTCTGAAGGACGCCGAGATCAAGAGCCTCATGGACAAAGGTGTTGGGCAGGCGCTCGCTGTGCAAGCCCAGAGCAAGCTCACGGCGACCTGGGCAGGTATGCGCGTCGCGCGCTAG
- a CDS encoding HEPN domain-containing protein has protein sequence MTDEQAALVRKSRQSLRAAQLLCDDHLYDFAVSRAYYAMFYVVQALLLSEGLTFSKHAAVIAAFGQRYAKSGRVPVAFHRYLIEAHESRNIGDYDTGSGFSEEQAGEHIDRAHRLLEHALTMLDTPAGPRS, from the coding sequence GTGACCGATGAGCAGGCAGCGCTAGTCCGGAAGTCACGCCAAAGCCTTCGTGCTGCTCAGCTCCTGTGCGACGATCACCTCTACGACTTCGCCGTCTCGCGCGCTTACTATGCGATGTTCTACGTCGTCCAGGCGTTGCTCCTATCCGAAGGACTCACGTTCTCCAAGCACGCCGCCGTCATTGCCGCCTTCGGGCAGCGCTATGCCAAGTCGGGACGGGTCCCTGTGGCGTTCCATCGGTACCTGATCGAAGCCCACGAGAGTCGCAACATCGGGGACTATGACACAGGATCCGGCTTCTCCGAGGAACAGGCAGGTGAACACATCGACCGCGCGCATCGGCTGCTGGAGCACGCTCTGACGATGCTGGACACACCTGCCGGTCCGCGCTCGTAA
- a CDS encoding nucleotidyltransferase domain-containing protein produces MEPHIERIVRSLKQESASLYGSRLRGVVLFGSHAREDSSPGSDIDVLVVLDGNVDPGEEVRRTGEVVSTLSLRHDVTISCVFVSSERYAHERSPLLMNVRREGIPV; encoded by the coding sequence ATGGAACCTCACATCGAACGCATTGTGCGATCGCTCAAACAGGAATCCGCCTCGCTGTACGGCTCCCGTCTGCGGGGCGTCGTGCTGTTTGGGTCTCATGCCCGCGAAGACTCCTCACCCGGATCGGATATCGATGTATTGGTCGTCCTCGACGGCAACGTCGATCCCGGCGAGGAGGTCAGGCGTACTGGAGAGGTCGTCTCCACGCTCTCCCTTCGCCACGATGTGACTATCTCCTGTGTGTTCGTCTCGTCGGAGCGCTACGCACACGAACGGAGCCCGCTTCTGATGAACGTACGGCGAGAGGGAATCCCGGTGTGA
- a CDS encoding ROK family protein — protein sequence MPERYLGIDLGGTKIAAVVADEKGSVLFRERRPTRPGRGVEAVVDEMVAMASIVAGNAGIAAAEARALGVSFGGPIDSRRGIVYSPANLPGWDAIPLLEMLEARLPDLPIVLDNDANAAALAEWRFGAGRGFDHVLYMTMGTGIGGGIVSDGRLVRGSRDAAGEVGHMCLVHDGPVCGCGKRGCLEAFCSGPAIARRAVEKLRAGASRHGLAEGVPLTELRTEHLVAAAREGNPFALEHLRETAYYMAWGIGNALNLLNPEVVILGTVATAAGDLFLDDVRGYLPLFAMPRAAADARIVPAELGETVGDYAAIALAMGV from the coding sequence ATGCCGGAGCGCTATCTGGGAATCGACCTGGGCGGTACGAAGATCGCCGCCGTCGTGGCGGATGAGAAGGGCTCCGTCCTCTTCCGGGAGCGCCGCCCGACGCGTCCGGGGCGCGGCGTGGAAGCCGTCGTCGACGAGATGGTCGCTATGGCGTCCATCGTTGCCGGGAACGCGGGCATCGCCGCGGCGGAGGCGCGCGCGCTGGGCGTCAGCTTCGGGGGCCCCATCGACTCGCGGCGCGGGATCGTCTACTCGCCAGCGAACCTGCCGGGTTGGGACGCGATCCCTCTGCTTGAGATGTTGGAGGCGCGTCTCCCCGATCTGCCGATCGTTCTCGACAACGACGCGAACGCCGCCGCGCTCGCCGAGTGGCGTTTCGGCGCGGGACGCGGGTTCGACCATGTCCTCTACATGACGATGGGCACCGGCATCGGGGGCGGGATCGTTTCGGACGGGCGGCTTGTGCGCGGGTCGCGCGACGCGGCGGGCGAGGTGGGTCATATGTGCCTCGTCCACGACGGACCCGTCTGCGGCTGCGGCAAGCGGGGCTGCCTGGAGGCGTTCTGTTCGGGTCCCGCCATCGCCCGCCGGGCGGTCGAGAAGCTGCGGGCTGGGGCGTCGCGGCACGGCTTGGCGGAAGGGGTTCCGCTGACGGAGCTTCGGACGGAGCACCTCGTCGCCGCCGCGCGCGAGGGCAACCCCTTCGCGCTGGAGCATCTCCGCGAGACGGCGTACTATATGGCATGGGGTATCGGCAACGCGCTCAACCTGCTGAACCCCGAGGTCGTCATACTGGGAACCGTGGCGACTGCCGCCGGGGACCTGTTCCTCGACGACGTGCGGGGGTATCTGCCCCTGTTCGCTATGCCGCGAGCGGCAGCGGACGCGCGGATCGTGCCGGCGGAGTTGGGGGAAACCGTCGGCGACTACGCCGCCATCGCCCTCGCGATGGGCGTGTGA